Proteins encoded within one genomic window of Acidovorax sp. 107:
- a CDS encoding ABC transporter permease, with translation MVVSAAAAAAHATLRARPQGASVNRPLWVWLAIGVLGYLVFPWYAQQDANGLLAVGQVFSSEQAANGLMQAALFGRPWLWLGLAGLVVAGLGACLPAGRKQGALLVAGGALGLAALLLSGFAIGARGWAFEWMNTSLGELGARQPGMGWGGFVVLSALLVLMSFGVARRGFFKGDLFVAAAVVGCGSLLALFIVFPVLKALSAAFFLEDGPFSLAVVWERIAHERNFSLSCLAGGQRCGVAWNTLFLGLMTATSTTLLGTFMALMAERASRRYARPLNIVALLPIITPPFVVGLGLILLFGRAGVFNQFLEYAFGITPSRWFYGWLGVWVAQTFAFTPIAFMIMRGVVQGVAPSLEEAAQTLRASPHRTFMTVTLPLLKPGLANAFLVGFIESMADFGNPIVVGGQFSVLSTEIFFAIVGAQYDQGRAASLAWILTFFALTVFAIQRGLLGKQNFTTVSGKGDAGIAMPLPTGVRRVVHSVALPWMAFTLIVYLFALAGGFVQTWGRDYTITLAHFRTAFSVEWGEFGVVWAGTAWNSFFTTLKLAAISAPLTATLGIGIAWLLARTDFRGQGAFEFAALLAFAIPGTVLGVSYILAFNVPPFELTGTALIIVLCFMFRNLPVGVRAGTAAFKQLDRSLDEASVMLRAGSVQTLRHVVLPLLKPALVAALVYSFVRAITTVSAVIFLVTAENELATTYIIGRVGNGDYGVALAYCTVLIILMSASIGLIQLLVGDRKLGRRGAAPAAH, from the coding sequence GTGGTGGTGTCGGCAGCAGCGGCGGCAGCGCACGCAACCCTCCGGGCCAGGCCACAAGGTGCCTCGGTCAACCGGCCCCTGTGGGTCTGGCTGGCCATAGGCGTGCTGGGGTACCTGGTGTTCCCTTGGTATGCACAGCAGGACGCCAATGGCCTGCTGGCGGTGGGCCAGGTCTTCAGCAGCGAGCAGGCCGCCAACGGACTGATGCAGGCGGCCCTGTTCGGGCGCCCCTGGCTGTGGCTGGGCCTGGCCGGGCTGGTGGTGGCAGGCCTGGGGGCCTGCCTGCCAGCAGGGCGCAAGCAAGGCGCCCTGCTGGTGGCAGGAGGTGCACTGGGGCTGGCGGCCCTGCTGCTCAGCGGCTTTGCGATTGGTGCGCGCGGTTGGGCGTTTGAATGGATGAACACCAGTCTGGGCGAACTGGGCGCGCGTCAGCCCGGCATGGGCTGGGGCGGGTTTGTGGTGCTGTCGGCACTGCTGGTGCTGATGTCGTTCGGCGTGGCGCGGCGCGGCTTCTTCAAGGGTGACCTGTTTGTAGCGGCTGCGGTGGTGGGCTGCGGCAGCCTGCTGGCGCTGTTCATCGTGTTTCCGGTGCTCAAGGCGCTGTCGGCGGCGTTTTTTCTGGAAGACGGCCCGTTCTCGCTGGCCGTGGTGTGGGAGCGCATCGCGCACGAGCGCAACTTCAGCCTGTCGTGCCTCGCGGGTGGCCAGCGCTGTGGCGTGGCGTGGAACACGCTGTTCCTGGGCTTGATGACGGCCACCAGCACCACGCTGCTGGGCACCTTCATGGCGCTGATGGCAGAGCGCGCCTCGCGCCGCTATGCGCGGCCGCTGAACATCGTGGCGCTGCTGCCCATCATCACGCCGCCGTTTGTGGTGGGCCTGGGGCTCATCCTGCTGTTTGGCCGCGCGGGCGTGTTCAACCAGTTTCTGGAATACGCGTTTGGCATCACGCCATCGCGCTGGTTCTACGGGTGGCTGGGTGTGTGGGTGGCGCAGACCTTTGCGTTCACGCCCATTGCTTTCATGATCATGCGCGGCGTGGTGCAGGGCGTGGCCCCCAGCCTGGAAGAGGCCGCGCAAACCCTGCGCGCCAGCCCGCACCGCACCTTCATGACCGTGACCCTGCCGCTGCTCAAGCCCGGCCTGGCCAATGCGTTCCTGGTGGGCTTCATCGAAAGCATGGCTGACTTCGGCAACCCCATCGTGGTGGGCGGGCAGTTCTCGGTGCTGTCCACCGAAATTTTCTTTGCCATCGTGGGCGCGCAGTACGACCAGGGCCGTGCCGCATCGCTGGCATGGATCCTCACGTTCTTTGCGCTCACGGTGTTTGCCATCCAGCGCGGGCTGCTGGGCAAGCAGAACTTCACCACCGTCTCGGGCAAGGGCGACGCGGGCATTGCCATGCCGCTGCCCACCGGCGTGCGCCGCGTGGTGCATTCCGTCGCGCTGCCGTGGATGGCGTTCACGCTCATCGTGTACCTGTTTGCGCTGGCCGGGGGCTTTGTGCAGACCTGGGGGCGCGACTACACCATCACCCTCGCGCATTTCCGCACCGCGTTCAGCGTGGAGTGGGGCGAGTTTGGTGTGGTGTGGGCGGGCACGGCGTGGAACTCGTTCTTCACCACCCTCAAGCTCGCGGCCATCTCGGCGCCGCTCACGGCCACGCTCGGCATCGGCATTGCATGGCTGCTGGCACGCACCGATTTCCGGGGGCAGGGCGCGTTCGAGTTTGCGGCGCTGCTGGCCTTTGCCATCCCCGGCACGGTGCTGGGTGTGAGCTACATCCTGGCGTTCAACGTGCCGCCGTTCGAGCTGACGGGCACCGCCCTCATCATCGTGTTGTGCTTTATGTTCCGCAATCTGCCCGTGGGCGTGCGGGCGGGCACGGCGGCGTTCAAGCAGCTGGACCGTTCGCTGGACGAAGCCTCCGTCATGCTGCGTGCGGGCAGCGTGCAGACGCTGCGCCACGTGGTGCTGCCGCTGCTCAAGCCCGCTCTGGTGGCCGCACTGGTCTACAGCTTTGTGCGCGCCATCACCACGGTGAGCGCGGTGATCTTCCTGGTCACGGCCGAGAACGAGCTGGCCACCACCTACATCATCGGCCGCGTGGGCAATGGCGACTATGGCGTGGCGCTGGCGTACTGCACGGTGCTCATCATCCTGATGTCGGCCTCCATCGGCCTGATCCAGCTGCT
- a CDS encoding ABC transporter substrate-binding protein, translated as MRKPLLTKLLAGAALVAAASGSWAQGQVNIICSVQAEWCNLMSTVYAKTTGTKVNMTAKGSGEALAQLNAERANPKTDIWFGGTGDPHLQAAEQGLTLEYKSPQLAQLYPWAQKQAADSKYRTVGVYLGPLGFGYNKELLAKRKLNPPQSWADLLKPEFKGEVQMANPASSGTAYTMIATLVQIMGEEKAFEYLKALHPNISAYTRSGTAPVKAVARGETTVSVSFVHDVTTEAVNGFPVGSATPSEGTGAEVGSMSIVKNGPNTEAAKKFYEWALTPGGQQFGLAAKQFQLPSNTQVPKDPRMTDPAKMKLINYDYAKYGASAERRRLIARWEKDVQNATR; from the coding sequence ATGCGCAAACCCTTGCTGACAAAACTTCTGGCCGGTGCGGCCCTGGTGGCCGCTGCGTCGGGCAGCTGGGCCCAGGGCCAGGTCAACATCATCTGCTCGGTGCAGGCCGAGTGGTGCAACCTGATGTCCACGGTGTACGCCAAGACCACCGGCACCAAGGTGAACATGACGGCCAAGGGGTCGGGCGAGGCGCTGGCGCAGCTCAATGCCGAGCGTGCCAACCCCAAGACCGATATCTGGTTTGGTGGCACGGGCGACCCGCACCTGCAGGCGGCTGAACAGGGCCTGACGCTCGAATACAAGTCACCCCAGCTGGCGCAGCTCTATCCCTGGGCGCAAAAGCAGGCGGCGGATTCCAAGTACCGCACCGTGGGCGTGTACCTGGGCCCGCTGGGCTTTGGCTACAACAAGGAACTGCTGGCCAAGCGCAAGCTCAACCCGCCGCAGTCGTGGGCTGACCTGCTCAAGCCCGAGTTCAAGGGCGAGGTGCAGATGGCCAACCCCGCATCGAGCGGCACGGCCTACACCATGATCGCCACGCTGGTGCAGATCATGGGCGAGGAAAAGGCGTTCGAGTACCTCAAGGCCTTGCACCCCAACATCAGCGCGTACACCCGTTCGGGCACAGCCCCGGTGAAGGCGGTCGCACGCGGCGAGACCACGGTGTCGGTGAGCTTCGTGCACGACGTGACCACCGAGGCGGTCAATGGCTTCCCTGTGGGATCGGCCACGCCGTCCGAAGGCACGGGCGCCGAGGTGGGCTCCATGAGCATCGTCAAGAACGGCCCCAACACCGAGGCGGCCAAGAAGTTCTACGAATGGGCACTCACGCCCGGCGGCCAGCAGTTTGGCCTCGCAGCCAAGCAGTTCCAGCTGCCCAGCAATACGCAGGTGCCCAAAGACCCGCGCATGACCGATCCGGCCAAGATGAAGCTCATCAACTACGACTACGCCAAGTACGGCGCCAGCGCCGAACGCCGCCGCCTGATTGCGCGCTGGGAAAAAGACGTGCAGAACGCAACGCGCTAA